From Ptychodera flava strain L36383 chromosome 3 unlocalized genomic scaffold, AS_Pfla_20210202 Scaffold_26__1_contigs__length_13983176_pilon, whole genome shotgun sequence, one genomic window encodes:
- the LOC139126148 gene encoding uncharacterized protein, translated as MTSRVGTEWDDWFQTITTLVQPLTPEDSALYLIRHTKSPSTLQEANYTLEKLKSSNREEYDALMWLGGEEGLHGLPLALKQARNYISKNNVTFKKYKQMYEKCKLGMLERDHDRGLLEGWMKLHDIDMELESTLQTCIQKHAHEIKTFSEETLQDDEFKMTKDQAAAVKRAIDETSSQDFVEIADLSRMNVVTTWKINYEETVKGKHTKEFLQLCSCLTTRIQTALLVDGARYLNPGALRDFIIPRQGIGRYGTKQMIEKNTRLLFQYIKHFSFATYVTKSEECSHARSLVRMGEYTVHHLLQLAVFTRFISKEEKVQCLNNAMSILENLFPKLREIQDGSTGVLHDRHSIIALHAQALAEKIILMENEELTDLNEINAFFSAVSNYLFRLGRPRDAKLICKAMVQFREGRKPVDKLKLAEVLSYLGECYFEMGKLKKAEETIPEEFDVV; from the exons ATGACTTCAAGAGTTGGAACTGAATGGGACGACTGGTTTCAAACAATCACGACATTAGTGCAGCCTCTAACGCCAGAAGATTCTGCTCTGTACCTTATTCGACATACCAAGTCGCCTTCAACTCTACAAGAGGCAAACTATACTCTGGAAAAACTCAAGTCAAGTAACCGTGAAGAATATGATGCTCTCATGTGGCTTGGTGGTGAGGAGGGATTGCATGGACTACCCCTGGCACTGAAGCAGGCGAGAAATTACATTTCGAAAAATAATGTAACTTTCAAAAAGTATAAACAGATGTACGAAAAGTGTAAGCTGGGTATGCTCGAACGCGATCACGACAGAGGATTACTTGAGGGTTGGATGAAATTACATGACATTGACATGGAACTGGAGTCAACCTTACAAACCTGTATTCAGAAACATGCtcatgaaataaaaactttcagCGAAGAAACGTTGCAAGATGACGAATTCAAGATGACGAAAGATCAAGCTGCAGCAGTAAAACGAGCAATTGATGAAACGAGTTCACAAGACTTTGTTGAAATCGCAGATCTGAGTCGCATGAATGTAGTAACGACCTGGAAGATTAATTATGAGGAAACAGTAAAAGGCAAACACACAAAGGAATTTCTTCAGCTTTGTTCTTGTCTTACAACACGCATACAGACGGCTCTACTGGTAGATGGTGCAAGGTATCTCAATCCCGGCGCTTTAAGAGATTTCATCATTCCACGCCAGGGTATAGGTCGATACGGAACCAAACAGATGATAGAGAAGAATACCCGTCTGCTTTTTCAGTACATTAAGCACTTTTCCTTTGCCACTTATGTTACAAAATCCGAGGAGTGTAGCCACGCTCGCAGCCTTGTACGCATGGGGGAGTATACGGTCCACCATCTCCTGCAGCTTGCTGTGTTTACCCGTTTCATCAGCAAAGAGGAGAAGGTACAATGCCTTAACAACGCGATGAGTATCCTCGAAAACCTTTTTCCGAAACTAAGGGAAATTCAAGATGGTTCAACAGGCGTCTTGCACGACAGACATTCCATCATTGCTCTACATGCCCAGGCACTGGCAGAAAAAATCATTCTGATGGAAAACGAAGAATTAACCGACCTCAACGAAATAAACGCCTTTTTTTCAGCTGTTAGTAATTACCTGTTTAGACTTGGGCGACCACGTGATGCGAAATTAATCTGTAAAGCGATGGTACAGTTCAGAGAAGGACGCAAACCCGTTGACAAACTGAAACTAGCTGAAG tgCTGAGCTATCTTGGAGAATGTTACTTTGAAATGGGAAAGCTTAAAAAAGCGGAAGAAACGATTCCAGAAGAGTTTGACGTTGTTtaa